A stretch of Lentibacillus sp. JNUCC-1 DNA encodes these proteins:
- a CDS encoding ABC transporter permease, whose protein sequence is MKMYLLKRIGFIVLSLFIIVTITFFLMKAAPGGPFASENNDLPPEVKEQLYESYGLNDPIHIQYFKYLKRVITWDLGPSYKYTGRDVTSIINDSFPYSFVLGIEAILLAVALGTFLGAIAALKHRKFGDHSTMVFAVLGISIPNFLLATLLQYVLSIKLQALPIAKFDSFWHTILPAMALAATPLAFIARLMRSSMLEVLNADHISTAKAKGLTRRAVVYKHTVRNAVLPVVSYIGPLVASVLTGSFVIEKIFAIPGLGNEFVDSVTNRDYTVIMGTTVFFSALLLITILLVDLLYGLIDPRIKITEKGRGS, encoded by the coding sequence GTGAAAATGTATTTATTAAAACGAATAGGGTTTATTGTTTTATCACTATTTATAATTGTTACGATTACTTTTTTTCTAATGAAAGCTGCGCCTGGGGGACCTTTTGCTTCTGAAAACAACGATTTGCCTCCTGAGGTGAAGGAACAGCTCTATGAAAGTTATGGCCTGAACGATCCAATTCATATTCAATACTTTAAGTACTTGAAAAGGGTTATTACATGGGATTTAGGGCCTTCTTATAAATATACAGGACGAGACGTAACTTCAATTATAAATGACAGTTTCCCATATTCTTTTGTTTTAGGAATAGAAGCTATTTTGCTGGCTGTGGCTTTAGGAACTTTTCTTGGAGCTATAGCTGCGTTAAAACATAGGAAATTTGGAGATCACTCTACAATGGTTTTTGCAGTCTTAGGTATATCAATACCTAATTTTCTTTTAGCAACATTGTTGCAATACGTCCTTTCGATTAAGCTCCAAGCTTTACCAATTGCAAAGTTTGATTCTTTTTGGCATACGATATTGCCTGCGATGGCTTTGGCTGCTACACCTTTAGCTTTTATTGCAAGGTTGATGCGCTCCAGTATGTTGGAAGTATTAAACGCCGATCACATAAGTACGGCAAAAGCAAAAGGATTAACGAGAAGAGCGGTTGTCTATAAGCATACTGTTAGAAATGCTGTATTACCTGTTGTTTCTTATATTGGACCCCTTGTAGCAAGTGTTTTAACGGGAAGTTTCGTGATTGAAAAAATATTCGCTATACCAGGGCTGGGTAATGAATTTGTAGATAGTGTTACTAATAGAGATTATACAGTTATTATGGGTACGACAGTTTTTTTCAGTGCTTTGCTATTAATAACTATATTACTCGTTGATTTGCTTTATGGCCTTATCGACCCTCGGATTAAGATTACTGAGAAAGGGCGGGGAAGTTGA
- a CDS encoding ABC transporter permease, with the protein MSQTNGNFTKEDFDFTDDSDLYDGEEIAGETSSYLKDTWRLFKQNKLAVFGIVSILIMGIMALVGGSISGHNYYDNNLVNANQSPSAEHWFGTDNLGRDIFARTWYGAKISLFIGLMAALIDLVIGVIWGITAGFLGGKVDEYMMRAADVLYGLPYLLVVILLLVVLPQGLWTLIIAMSITGWINMARIVRGEVLKLKSEEYIMAGIVLGASKVRIMTKHLIPNILGPILVTLTLTIPTAIFTEAFLSYLGLGVPAPLASWGTMSSDALPALRYYPYQIFFPSFFICLAMLSFNLIGDGLRDALDPKERT; encoded by the coding sequence ATGTCACAAACGAACGGTAATTTCACAAAAGAAGACTTTGATTTTACAGATGACAGTGATTTGTATGATGGTGAAGAGATTGCTGGTGAAACATCCAGTTACTTGAAAGACACGTGGCGTTTATTTAAACAAAATAAATTAGCTGTTTTCGGTATAGTTTCCATTTTAATCATGGGGATTATGGCTTTAGTAGGGGGATCTATATCTGGACACAATTACTATGATAATAATTTAGTTAATGCCAACCAATCGCCTTCTGCTGAGCATTGGTTTGGCACAGATAATCTGGGGAGAGATATTTTTGCCAGAACATGGTATGGAGCTAAAATATCTTTATTTATAGGCCTCATGGCTGCTCTAATCGATTTAGTGATCGGTGTCATTTGGGGGATTACAGCAGGTTTTTTGGGCGGGAAAGTCGATGAATATATGATGCGCGCTGCTGATGTTTTATATGGTTTACCATATTTGCTGGTAGTTATTTTATTGTTAGTCGTTTTACCGCAAGGGCTTTGGACTTTGATTATCGCTATGTCCATCACCGGGTGGATCAATATGGCTAGGATCGTTCGTGGAGAAGTTCTTAAGTTAAAATCCGAAGAATATATCATGGCTGGGATTGTATTAGGAGCGAGTAAGGTTAGAATAATGACGAAGCATCTTATTCCGAACATTTTAGGGCCAATCCTGGTTACCCTAACTTTGACAATTCCAACAGCAATATTTACTGAAGCATTTTTGAGTTATCTTGGTTTAGGCGTACCTGCCCCGCTTGCAAGTTGGGGAACCATGTCATCTGATGCATTGCCAGCTTTAAGGTATTATCCATATCAAATATTCTTCCCTTCGTTTTTTATTTGTTTGGCGATGCTGTCATTTAACCTAATAGGAGATGGTTTAAGAGATGCATTGGATCCAAAAGAAAGAACCTAA
- a CDS encoding ABC transporter ATP-binding protein: MNKVLEVNDLSISFDTHNGEVEAVRGITFDLYEKETLAIVGESGSGKSVTAQSIMKLISTPPARYKSGSIVYKGENLISKSEKEMEKYRGKEIGMIFQDPMTSLNPTMRIGKQIMEGLLKNEMISRKEAKKRTIELLEMAGIPNATDRVDNYPHQFSGGMRQRVVIAIALASNPNILIADEPTTALDVTIQAQILELMKNIQEKTNNSIIFITHDMGVVANVADRVAVMYAGKIIEIGRTDEIFYNAKHPYTWGLLGSIPTPNMEKGDLVSIPGSPPNMLKPPVGDAFAPRNAYALKIDTKQEPPMFKVSDTHYAATWLLHENSPKVEPPEEVKKRMKGISSKQKIGDEK, translated from the coding sequence ATGAACAAAGTACTCGAAGTAAATGATCTTTCGATATCATTTGACACTCATAATGGTGAGGTGGAAGCTGTTCGTGGGATCACATTCGATTTGTATGAGAAAGAGACCTTAGCGATAGTTGGTGAGTCTGGATCAGGTAAAAGTGTCACAGCACAATCAATCATGAAGTTAATATCAACCCCACCTGCACGCTATAAAAGCGGCTCTATTGTATATAAAGGCGAAAATCTTATCTCAAAGTCCGAAAAAGAGATGGAGAAATATAGAGGGAAAGAAATAGGAATGATTTTTCAAGACCCAATGACATCCTTAAATCCGACGATGCGAATAGGTAAACAAATCATGGAAGGTCTCCTTAAAAATGAAATGATCAGTCGTAAAGAAGCGAAGAAACGTACGATAGAACTATTGGAGATGGCAGGTATACCTAATGCGACCGACCGTGTGGATAATTACCCACATCAGTTTTCCGGTGGAATGCGCCAGCGTGTTGTTATTGCAATTGCTCTTGCAAGCAATCCAAACATATTGATTGCAGATGAACCTACAACGGCATTGGATGTTACGATCCAAGCTCAAATTCTGGAATTAATGAAAAACATTCAGGAGAAAACAAACAATTCCATCATATTCATCACACATGATATGGGGGTAGTCGCAAATGTAGCAGATCGTGTGGCAGTCATGTATGCTGGCAAAATCATCGAGATAGGTAGAACAGATGAAATATTTTACAATGCTAAACATCCTTATACTTGGGGGTTATTAGGTTCTATACCCACACCCAATATGGAAAAAGGTGATTTGGTTTCTATCCCAGGAAGTCCCCCAAATATGTTAAAACCTCCTGTAGGGGATGCATTTGCTCCTCGCAATGCTTATGCACTTAAAATAGATACCAAACAAGAACCTCCAATGTTCAAAGTATCCGATACACACTATGCAGCGACGTGGTTGTTACATGAAAATTCACCAAAAGTTGAACCCCCGGAAGAAGTCAAAAAGCGTATGAAAGGTATATCCAGCAAGCAAAAAATTGGTGATGAAAAATGA
- a CDS encoding restriction endonuclease yields the protein MPNTIMARRHFRLQRKQKEAELRKQELERLGNLNSLKKMTPIDFEYYISDLFHQMGFDAHVTKATGDGGKDILIYKKDFHAIIECKRYVKQKVTRPHVQKFYSAIIDCKADKGYIITTGEFTAQAISYAIGKSIVLIDGRRLIRIIEDITQGAEQGAHADMILRLT from the coding sequence TTGCCAAATACAATTATGGCAAGAAGACATTTTCGTCTGCAGCGAAAGCAAAAAGAGGCTGAGCTTAGAAAACAGGAATTAGAAAGATTGGGTAACTTAAACAGCTTAAAGAAAATGACGCCGATTGATTTTGAATACTACATAAGTGATTTGTTTCATCAGATGGGGTTTGATGCACATGTGACTAAGGCAACGGGGGATGGCGGTAAGGATATTTTGATTTATAAAAAAGACTTCCATGCCATTATTGAATGTAAGAGATATGTGAAACAAAAAGTGACACGGCCACACGTACAGAAATTTTATAGTGCTATAATCGATTGTAAAGCTGACAAGGGTTATATAATCACAACAGGTGAATTTACAGCACAGGCGATTTCATATGCAATAGGCAAGTCAATTGTATTAATTGATGGGCGGCGACTGATCAGGATAATCGAGGATATTACACAAGGAGCGGAACAGGGCGCTCATGCAGACATGATCTTGAGGCTGACTTAA
- a CDS encoding methyl-accepting chemotaxis protein, translating to MKTLFHSKNDLLYIEKLEEKIDELNAELDEDKNRLQIFLNDLHKELLAVVKQHDYVNTQHDVLGDMFLQLHQKFQKVEDSTMESIEVSKKMLEQGNTLYTSSNEMEKASEHSRNSVEEINTVINNLGEQSKQTSASMSRLEDRSNQIKNIVDIIDDITKQTNLLALNASIEAARAGEQGKGFAVVADEVLKLAENSSNSAKDIAELVEKIQEEIEDANKNNLSNITLVEEGIESSKITSEQIDILMQHINIVQKEVIGLLDHIEDQKKNTEDIVYNFDETTRLFNEADDTIAKHIEDADVVGEELLNGISKVKTLLEDVK from the coding sequence ATGAAAACCTTATTTCATTCTAAAAACGACTTGCTCTATATCGAAAAACTAGAAGAGAAGATTGATGAGTTAAATGCTGAGCTGGATGAGGACAAGAACCGGTTACAAATCTTCCTGAATGATCTACATAAAGAATTATTGGCGGTCGTTAAGCAGCATGATTATGTTAATACGCAGCATGATGTGTTAGGCGATATGTTTTTGCAGCTGCACCAGAAGTTTCAGAAGGTGGAAGACAGTACGATGGAATCCATAGAGGTTTCTAAAAAGATGTTAGAGCAGGGGAACACGCTGTATACGTCGTCAAATGAAATGGAGAAGGCTTCTGAACATAGCAGGAATTCGGTTGAAGAAATCAATACGGTTATTAACAATTTAGGTGAGCAATCCAAACAGACATCGGCAAGCATGAGCCGTCTGGAAGATAGGTCCAATCAAATTAAAAACATCGTCGATATTATCGATGATATAACGAAACAAACCAATCTGCTGGCTTTAAACGCTTCAATAGAGGCTGCCCGAGCAGGTGAACAAGGCAAAGGATTTGCTGTGGTTGCAGACGAGGTACTCAAATTGGCTGAGAACTCATCTAACAGTGCAAAAGATATCGCTGAATTGGTGGAAAAGATACAAGAAGAAATTGAAGATGCCAATAAAAATAATTTATCAAACATCACCCTGGTAGAAGAAGGCATTGAATCAAGCAAAATCACATCGGAACAAATCGATATTCTTATGCAGCATATTAATATTGTGCAGAAAGAAGTAATAGGATTATTGGATCATATTGAAGATCAAAAGAAAAACACAGAAGACATTGTCTATAACTTTGATGAGACAACACGTTTATTCAATGAAGCAGATGATACAATTGCCAAACACATTGAAGATGCTGATGTGGTTGGAGAGGAATTGTTGAATGGGATTAGTAAGGTTAAGACTCTGCTTGAGGATGTAAAATAG
- a CDS encoding IS110 family transposase, which translates to MDPVIGLDIAKGESQVQAFLQRKKTYKQSFKFAHDLQGLHAFYRFYQEVEQVSGQPPVVIFESTGHYHMPVLQFLEDQDITYCLINPVVSYEARKTSLRKVKTDKADAFHLGELYYKEDFEYYQKKTEKALNLRLLTRQHSALTESYVGVKLQFQAALDQVFPEFQSVFSDLYGTLSLNTLAHYPTALDIQGVTPQELADEMRQFGARRSKAWFLDKASQLKEAAKRNPFQSPVCHGELVSLNMYIKMLFQFQEHLSKLKEEIDALAKTFEDYEFLQSIPGIGNKIAATIVSEIGDINLFHHPKKLVAFAGLDPSVFESGKFKASINNITKRGSSRLRQALYSAVQCGLAKNRNKKLIAFYQRKRNEGKLHKVAVIACANKLVHWIHAILSSKKVFVDQS; encoded by the coding sequence ATGGATCCTGTTATTGGTCTGGATATCGCAAAAGGCGAAAGCCAGGTCCAAGCATTCCTACAGAGGAAAAAGACTTATAAGCAAAGCTTTAAATTTGCTCATGATCTACAAGGACTTCATGCTTTTTATCGGTTTTATCAAGAGGTGGAACAGGTTTCTGGTCAGCCTCCGGTTGTGATCTTTGAATCTACTGGGCATTATCACATGCCTGTACTGCAATTTCTTGAGGATCAAGACATAACGTACTGCTTAATCAATCCGGTGGTTTCCTATGAGGCCAGAAAAACAAGCCTACGCAAGGTGAAAACCGATAAAGCAGATGCGTTTCATTTAGGAGAGCTATACTACAAGGAAGATTTTGAATACTATCAAAAGAAGACGGAGAAAGCCCTGAATTTGCGTCTCTTAACAAGGCAGCACAGCGCATTAACAGAAAGCTATGTTGGTGTTAAGCTTCAATTTCAGGCTGCTTTAGATCAGGTCTTCCCTGAATTCCAAAGCGTTTTTAGTGACCTTTATGGAACGCTTTCGTTGAACACTTTAGCGCATTATCCAACCGCATTGGATATTCAAGGAGTTACGCCACAAGAGCTAGCTGATGAAATGCGACAGTTCGGAGCCAGACGCTCTAAAGCATGGTTTTTGGATAAAGCATCCCAACTAAAAGAAGCAGCAAAACGCAATCCTTTTCAGTCTCCAGTTTGTCATGGAGAGCTTGTTAGCCTGAACATGTACATTAAGATGCTTTTTCAATTCCAGGAGCATCTATCCAAATTAAAAGAAGAGATAGACGCCCTAGCGAAGACCTTTGAAGACTATGAATTTCTTCAATCCATTCCCGGAATCGGAAATAAGATTGCTGCAACAATCGTTTCCGAAATTGGGGATATCAACCTGTTTCATCATCCTAAGAAGTTGGTAGCCTTTGCCGGATTGGATCCAAGTGTCTTTGAATCAGGCAAATTCAAGGCATCCATTAACAACATCACAAAAAGAGGCTCATCAAGACTGCGTCAAGCGCTTTATTCGGCTGTTCAATGCGGTCTAGCTAAAAATCGAAACAAAAAGCTCATTGCCTTTTATCAACGCAAGCGGAATGAAGGAAAACTACACAAAGTTGCCGTCATTGCGTGTGCTAATAAGCTTGTTCATTGGATTCATGCCATACTAAGCAGCAAGAAAGTATTTGTAGATCAGTCATAA
- a CDS encoding YecA family protein — protein sequence MAKLKRNDPCHCGSGKKYKKCCMDRDEKFSAMQAEETKHEEIALLSYEEVNALTTDEIIEQLQRLGVPFDEQTFLKDVERFYSAEEVSDHWFDQYSLVINGPMEDFPWFAAWVLWDRLAPRENISMEHMDDLIIKGTDYLEEGKFALACDEWWKVWEGITYRIDRRYKDFDYLDDQYSGTFSIRDFFHDLEYALLNAGSEDTAYLNKRIQFCEAFCTFFPEADEEIYHSMRRAIIDSYGELGDFDKADAECKQLAAEFPKNPWSYTVWGDLLYIHKEQDLHRAKELYEKAISLAKDKMDAEMNEERLIDLKQEL from the coding sequence GTGGCGAAACTGAAAAGAAATGACCCATGCCATTGTGGGAGTGGAAAAAAGTATAAAAAGTGCTGCATGGATCGTGATGAGAAATTTTCGGCGATGCAAGCAGAAGAGACAAAACATGAGGAAATTGCACTTTTATCGTATGAGGAAGTGAATGCGTTAACAACTGACGAGATTATTGAGCAGCTGCAGCGGCTGGGCGTGCCGTTTGATGAACAGACGTTTTTGAAGGATGTTGAGCGGTTCTATTCTGCAGAAGAGGTGTCTGATCATTGGTTTGATCAATATTCCCTTGTGATTAATGGGCCAATGGAAGATTTTCCTTGGTTTGCGGCTTGGGTGCTGTGGGATAGGCTGGCACCGCGTGAAAATATTTCGATGGAGCACATGGATGATCTTATTATAAAGGGTACTGATTACTTAGAAGAAGGCAAATTCGCGTTGGCTTGTGATGAGTGGTGGAAGGTCTGGGAAGGCATCACTTATAGAATTGATCGCCGCTATAAGGACTTTGATTATTTGGATGACCAGTATAGCGGCACATTTTCCATTAGGGATTTCTTTCATGATCTGGAGTACGCGCTGCTTAATGCGGGCTCTGAGGATACCGCTTATCTTAATAAACGGATTCAATTTTGTGAGGCGTTTTGCACGTTCTTCCCTGAAGCAGATGAAGAGATTTATCATAGCATGAGACGCGCAATAATTGATTCATACGGTGAATTAGGTGATTTTGATAAAGCTGATGCTGAATGTAAGCAGTTGGCAGCCGAATTTCCTAAGAACCCATGGAGCTATACCGTATGGGGAGATCTGTTATATATCCATAAAGAACAGGACCTTCACCGGGCGAAAGAACTGTATGAAAAGGCCATCTCACTTGCTAAGGATAAAATGGACGCAGAAATGAATGAAGAACGATTAATTGATTTGAAGCAGGAGTTGTAA
- a CDS encoding NUDIX hydrolase, with translation MKSWSGSAAVCFNENGELLMVRAFGSDEWAVPSGGIEEGETPECCCIREVKEETGYDVEVIEELKIKEVTIQGIEVKTYYFRVEKNGESDGFEDPDGIIAETDWKSTDEIKVLKHAYPDDRGFLLQQF, from the coding sequence ATGAAAAGTTGGTCAGGTTCAGCAGCAGTTTGTTTTAATGAAAACGGTGAATTATTGATGGTAAGGGCATTCGGCTCGGATGAATGGGCGGTCCCTTCTGGAGGAATAGAAGAAGGTGAAACCCCGGAGTGTTGCTGTATAAGGGAAGTAAAAGAAGAGACAGGGTATGATGTGGAAGTTATTGAAGAACTGAAAATTAAAGAGGTTACAATTCAAGGTATAGAAGTAAAAACATATTATTTTAGAGTAGAAAAAAATGGTGAGAGTGATGGTTTCGAAGACCCTGATGGTATCATAGCTGAAACCGATTGGAAGTCAACAGATGAAATAAAAGTATTAAAGCACGCCTATCCCGATGATAGGGGTTTTTTACTTCAACAATTTTAA
- a CDS encoding TetR/AcrR family transcriptional regulator yields the protein MVDQPSFITEARREQIIKATIEVLDEIGFVNISLAKIAKMAKVSTGLISYHFEDKEDVLNNTLVYLLKIQFDFIKERVSKEESAYDRLIAFIDASLAYQGTHRVNNIALIEIIFNARTEDNVPYYKLSTDEEDPLYVYLEEILHYGQETNEFSEFSPKSLSIMIQGAIAESMLMNGEGFNLEAYKNDLVNMVTKMIK from the coding sequence ATGGTGGATCAACCATCTTTTATAACAGAGGCAAGGCGAGAGCAAATCATTAAAGCTACAATTGAGGTGCTCGATGAAATCGGCTTTGTAAATATAAGCTTGGCTAAAATTGCAAAAATGGCCAAGGTTAGTACTGGATTAATCTCCTATCATTTTGAAGATAAGGAAGATGTGTTGAATAACACGTTAGTTTATTTATTAAAAATACAATTTGATTTTATAAAAGAAAGAGTATCAAAAGAAGAATCTGCATATGATCGACTAATTGCTTTCATTGATGCTTCTTTAGCTTATCAAGGAACGCATAGGGTTAATAATATCGCACTGATTGAGATTATTTTTAATGCACGTACGGAAGATAATGTTCCTTATTATAAGTTATCGACTGATGAAGAAGATCCGTTGTATGTGTATTTGGAGGAGATTTTACATTATGGACAAGAGACAAATGAGTTTTCTGAATTCAGCCCAAAGAGCCTTTCTATCATGATACAAGGAGCAATTGCTGAAAGTATGCTTATGAATGGAGAAGGATTTAACTTAGAAGCATACAAGAATGATTTAGTAAATATGGTGACAAAAATGATTAAATAG
- a CDS encoding DUF418 domain-containing protein: protein MAELYTDKVTQKKRAISLDIARGSMLFLIIIAHIPLFLYMIEPGVITKVAGSTPLDHFLNFLMEIIVDNRARPLFAILFGYGLVMIYRKQCERMGVDEANRIIKRRCWYLILFGAILAGMAGGQDILMTYGIAGLIVVSTLKNDNNKIKKYVFISTTMCLIYIPILWGGVLLGNQSYGLPVALTGQETYLNTMLDRLISIPIIPLFNHIFFPVIPIVLMGIWLGNLNLLIKPHEHIKLLKQLTVGCLTISLVGAIPLVLINDVWFPSLFIAGVAYGIHVLTGFAGGVGYAALFGLLGLGINYNGVIVKAITAMGKRSLTFFVIHEVLIVILLSPIAFNLGAYLTVTTSVLLGIVMWAVTLSVAYYMDCRQLEGPLEKYMRYLTYKKC, encoded by the coding sequence ATGGCTGAGTTATATACTGATAAAGTAACTCAAAAGAAACGTGCAATATCTTTAGATATCGCACGGGGGTCTATGCTCTTTTTGATTATAATTGCACATATACCATTGTTTTTATACATGATAGAACCAGGTGTAATAACAAAAGTAGCTGGGAGTACACCTTTAGACCATTTCTTAAATTTTTTAATGGAAATTATAGTAGATAATCGCGCGCGTCCATTATTCGCAATACTGTTTGGTTATGGTCTAGTCATGATTTACCGTAAACAATGTGAAAGAATGGGTGTTGATGAAGCAAACCGCATTATAAAAAGACGATGCTGGTATTTAATATTGTTTGGCGCTATACTCGCTGGTATGGCAGGTGGACAAGACATATTAATGACATATGGTATTGCTGGACTCATAGTAGTTTCTACCTTGAAAAACGATAACAATAAGATTAAGAAATATGTGTTTATTTCCACAACCATGTGCCTTATTTATATACCAATCTTGTGGGGCGGTGTCTTATTAGGTAACCAATCTTATGGATTACCGGTAGCATTAACTGGTCAAGAAACATACTTAAATACAATGCTTGATCGACTGATATCTATACCTATTATTCCATTGTTTAATCATATCTTCTTCCCTGTTATCCCCATAGTACTAATGGGGATTTGGTTAGGAAATTTAAACTTATTAATTAAGCCACACGAGCATATAAAACTGCTAAAGCAATTAACGGTTGGTTGTTTAACTATTTCACTGGTAGGTGCCATACCACTCGTACTGATAAATGATGTTTGGTTTCCTAGTCTCTTTATCGCAGGAGTAGCATATGGTATTCATGTACTCACTGGTTTTGCCGGTGGTGTAGGCTATGCAGCACTATTTGGACTATTGGGATTAGGCATTAACTATAACGGCGTAATCGTAAAAGCAATCACAGCAATGGGGAAACGTTCATTAACATTTTTCGTCATACACGAAGTTTTGATTGTTATACTACTGTCTCCAATCGCGTTCAATTTAGGTGCATACTTAACTGTCACAACTTCCGTACTACTAGGCATCGTTATGTGGGCCGTTACGTTATCAGTCGCATATTACATGGATTGTCGTCAATTAGAAGGTCCATTAGAAAAATACATGCGTTATTTGACTTATAAAAAATGCTAA
- the ltrA gene encoding group II intron reverse transcriptase/maturase, whose product MQALRYWDYYDMTETFTDLYDKSLNQQAFSHLYDVIISRENILLAYRTIKSNKGSKTPGTDRRTISDMKKWSEEKLMMEIRNQLENYCPKKVRRKWIEKDNGKWRPLGIPCILDRIIQQCFKQVLEPIAEAQFYNHSYGFRPLRSAHHAMARIQSLINQAHFHFVVDIDIKGFFDHINHTLLIKQLWNMGIQDRKVLACIGKMLKAEIDGEGTPSQGVPQGGLLSTLLANVVLNDLDQWVAGQWEFFPLSKSFQSRTGETLAKKRTNLKEGYLVRYADDFKILCKDGKTAQKWYHAVRLFLKDRLGLDISPEKSQIVNLRKRESEFLGFTIRADKKGKKRVARTGIKASKKRKIKEEAKKLIRRIRTSPSAMNALLFNSFVLGIHQYFKRATKVNLEFSRLAYDLGAFIYNHLRPVGKYGHPANPPPTYKKMYPNRFKTFQIAGVYLFPLSDVKTLNAFGFTPKMTPFTEEGRNMIHKKLRSDIQSEIGLLMKSTLPNRSIEYMDNRISRYSMKMGKCEITGAELPAADVHCHHYVPLSLGGNDQFDNLRILHKGIHKLIHATNKKMIDGLIKGFQLTGDMINKVNRFRRKCELETI is encoded by the coding sequence GTGCAAGCTTTACGATATTGGGATTACTACGATATGACGGAAACGTTTACGGATTTATATGATAAAAGTTTGAATCAACAAGCTTTTTCACATCTTTACGATGTTATCATATCAAGAGAAAATATCTTGCTTGCTTATCGTACTATCAAGTCCAACAAAGGGTCTAAGACACCTGGAACGGATAGAAGAACGATAAGTGATATGAAAAAATGGTCTGAAGAAAAACTCATGATGGAAATCCGAAACCAGCTAGAAAACTATTGTCCGAAAAAGGTTAGACGAAAATGGATTGAAAAAGATAATGGAAAGTGGAGACCCCTCGGCATCCCTTGTATATTAGATCGAATCATTCAACAATGTTTTAAACAAGTGCTTGAACCGATTGCGGAAGCCCAGTTCTATAATCATAGTTATGGATTTAGACCATTACGTTCTGCGCATCACGCCATGGCAAGAATTCAATCTTTAATCAATCAAGCCCATTTTCATTTTGTGGTGGACATTGATATAAAGGGATTCTTTGACCATATTAACCATACATTGCTTATTAAGCAACTATGGAATATGGGAATCCAAGACCGAAAAGTACTAGCTTGTATTGGCAAAATGCTCAAAGCTGAAATAGATGGTGAAGGAACACCATCTCAAGGCGTTCCGCAGGGTGGATTGTTATCAACTTTACTTGCAAACGTTGTGCTGAATGACCTCGACCAATGGGTTGCGGGACAGTGGGAATTCTTCCCTCTTTCCAAATCTTTTCAATCTAGGACTGGTGAAACACTAGCCAAAAAGCGTACTAATCTGAAGGAAGGCTATCTCGTTCGCTATGCGGATGATTTTAAAATTTTATGTAAGGATGGAAAAACAGCCCAAAAATGGTACCATGCCGTGAGGCTATTTCTCAAAGACCGTTTGGGACTGGATATTTCGCCTGAAAAATCACAGATAGTGAATTTACGGAAAAGAGAATCCGAATTTCTAGGATTCACCATCCGAGCTGACAAAAAGGGTAAAAAGCGTGTTGCACGCACTGGCATTAAAGCGAGTAAAAAACGCAAAATCAAAGAAGAGGCTAAGAAACTAATTCGGAGAATTAGAACCTCTCCCTCGGCAATGAATGCGTTGCTTTTCAATAGTTTTGTTTTAGGAATTCATCAATATTTCAAAAGGGCTACCAAGGTTAATCTCGAGTTTTCACGTCTTGCCTATGATTTAGGTGCGTTCATTTACAATCATCTTAGACCAGTGGGCAAATACGGTCATCCAGCTAATCCGCCACCAACTTATAAAAAGATGTATCCTAATAGATTTAAAACATTTCAAATTGCTGGTGTATATCTATTCCCACTTTCGGATGTAAAAACGTTGAATGCCTTTGGATTTACTCCAAAAATGACGCCTTTCACGGAAGAAGGAAGGAATATGATACACAAAAAGCTGCGTTCAGACATCCAAAGCGAAATAGGCTTACTCATGAAATCAACACTTCCAAACCGAAGTATTGAATACATGGATAACCGAATCAGCAGGTACAGTATGAAGATGGGAAAATGTGAAATCACAGGCGCTGAATTGCCTGCGGCTGATGTTCACTGTCACCATTATGTACCATTAAGCCTTGGCGGAAATGACCAATTTGATAATCTCCGTATCCTTCATAAAGGAATACACAAGTTAATCCATGCCACTAATAAAAAGATGATTGATGGACTTATAAAAGGATTTCAGCTTACTGGAGACATGATAAATAAAGTCAATCGTTTCCGTAGGAAATGTGAGCTTGAAACGATTTAA